Proteins encoded together in one Chryseobacterium taklimakanense window:
- a CDS encoding PH domain-containing protein, producing the protein MKKIAVKYGIEVMVLVGLPFLFILADAIKKGNIKGFLFAIAILTLVSIFIFGIKYFIKENVLIIQNSVFGSTEINIHEIKMIEKTWNAISSPAPSLAGRIEIYWDKKSIVISPKDYQDFKNEMQKINSNIQFKD; encoded by the coding sequence ATGAAAAAAATTGCAGTAAAATATGGGATTGAAGTAATGGTCCTCGTTGGTTTGCCTTTTCTCTTCATTCTTGCAGATGCTATAAAAAAAGGAAATATAAAAGGATTTTTGTTCGCAATTGCCATCTTAACTCTTGTTTCAATTTTCATATTCGGAATAAAATATTTTATAAAAGAAAATGTATTGATTATTCAAAACAGTGTTTTTGGCAGCACAGAAATCAATATTCACGAAATTAAAATGATTGAGAAAACATGGAACGCAATTTCTTCTCCCGCCCCGTCGCTCGCGGGAAGAATAGAGATATACTGGGATAAAAAAAGTATTGTGATATCGCCAAAAGACTATCAAGATTTTAAAAATGAGATGCAGAAAATTAATTCAAATATTCAATTTAAAGACTGA
- the speB gene encoding agmatinase produces MKTYAGIPEENAMLENSKVMLVTVPYDGTSTWGKGADKGPELFLDASENMELFDIETRTEPYLHGVWMAGEVSENSTPEAMTEAVYNKTKELMKNEGKLFTLFGGEHSVSIGSIRAFGEKYPDLTVLQLDAHTDLRPDFHGSTSNHACAVFEASQKLNLVQVGIRSCDLEEMQYVPEGQCFWAHEIAINPNWIEDVLAKVSGNVYITIDLDAFDPSFAPSTGTPEPGGLQWYPTLQLLKKVFEKCNVVAFDIVELMDSPFAKPTAFLAAKLYYKMLAYYHLSNN; encoded by the coding sequence ATGAAAACCTACGCCGGAATTCCCGAAGAAAATGCCATGCTCGAAAACTCAAAAGTAATGCTCGTTACCGTTCCTTACGACGGAACTTCAACCTGGGGTAAAGGTGCCGACAAAGGCCCGGAACTCTTCCTCGATGCATCCGAAAATATGGAACTTTTCGATATCGAAACCCGCACCGAGCCGTATTTGCACGGCGTTTGGATGGCAGGCGAAGTTTCTGAAAATTCTACACCCGAAGCGATGACCGAAGCGGTGTACAACAAAACCAAAGAACTGATGAAGAACGAAGGGAAACTGTTCACGCTTTTTGGCGGCGAACACTCGGTTTCCATCGGTTCAATCCGTGCGTTCGGTGAAAAATATCCTGATCTGACGGTGCTTCAACTCGATGCGCATACCGATTTGCGACCTGATTTCCACGGCTCAACCTCCAACCATGCCTGTGCAGTTTTTGAAGCTTCACAGAAATTAAATCTCGTTCAGGTAGGAATCCGTTCCTGCGATTTGGAGGAAATGCAGTATGTTCCTGAAGGGCAGTGCTTTTGGGCTCACGAAATTGCAATAAACCCAAACTGGATTGAAGATGTTTTGGCAAAAGTTTCCGGAAATGTGTATATTACCATTGATTTGGATGCCTTCGATCCGTCCTTCGCGCCATCAACCGGAACACCGGAACCCGGCGGGTTACAATGGTATCCAACGCTGCAGCTTCTTAAAAAAGTTTTTGAAAAATGCAACGTCGTAGCTTTCGATATCGTGGAACTGATGGATTCGCCATTCGCCAAACCGACTGCATTTTTAGCCGCGAAACTTTACTACAAAATGTTGGCTTACTACCATCTTTCAAACAATTAA
- a CDS encoding alpha-ketoglutarate-dependent dioxygenase AlkB family protein: MSLFDIEFNSEKNLLPQDGTVNYYGKVFTPEESDFYLKYLLNGIPWKFDEAVIFGKLIETKRKVAWFGDEEFEYTYSGRTKRAEQWTANLLHLKKRTEELTGETYNSCLLNLYHDGSEGMAYHSDGEKDLKKNGAIASLTFGAERKFSFKHKTTKEKVELNLEHGSLLVMKGETQTYWLHRLPPTKKVLHPRVNLTFRTIEK; this comes from the coding sequence ATGAGTTTATTTGACATTGAATTTAATTCTGAGAAGAACCTCCTTCCACAAGACGGAACTGTAAATTACTATGGGAAAGTTTTCACTCCGGAAGAGTCTGATTTTTATTTGAAATATTTGCTTAACGGGATTCCCTGGAAATTTGACGAAGCTGTCATTTTCGGGAAACTGATCGAAACCAAAAGAAAAGTGGCCTGGTTTGGCGATGAAGAATTTGAATACACTTATTCCGGGAGAACAAAACGTGCAGAACAGTGGACGGCCAATCTTCTTCATCTCAAAAAAAGAACAGAAGAACTTACGGGTGAAACCTACAATTCCTGCCTGTTAAATCTGTATCATGACGGTTCCGAAGGAATGGCTTACCACAGCGACGGCGAAAAAGATCTGAAGAAGAACGGCGCAATTGCCTCGCTGACTTTCGGTGCCGAAAGGAAGTTTTCATTCAAACACAAAACCACCAAAGAAAAAGTGGAACTCAATCTGGAACACGGCAGTCTTTTAGTCATGAAAGGCGAAACACAAACTTACTGGCTGCACCGTTTACCGCCAACCAAAAAAGTTTTGCATCCACGGGTAAACCTTACCTTCAGAACTATCGAAAAATGA
- a CDS encoding DUF2089 family protein: MKLPIFCPSCESSLNVSQMKCNHCQTEVNGNYDLPLYLKLLREEQDFILEFFLSSGSIKEMAKQAELSYPTMRNKMDDLIEKIKKLKD, from the coding sequence ATGAAACTTCCTATATTTTGTCCCAGTTGCGAAAGTTCGCTGAATGTGAGCCAGATGAAATGCAACCATTGCCAAACTGAAGTCAATGGAAATTACGACCTACCGCTTTACCTGAAACTTTTGCGGGAAGAGCAGGATTTTATTCTGGAATTTTTTCTTTCAAGTGGCAGCATCAAAGAAATGGCGAAACAGGCCGAACTCTCCTATCCGACGATGAGAAACAAAATGGATGATTTAATTGAAAAGATAAAAAAATTAAAAGATTAG
- a CDS encoding BON domain-containing protein: protein MKKSITMAALALAVSFGAVSCKKKVTDAELQTKATTVVTSNPNASVEVKDGVAHLSGTYATQADKDAAIASLKAIPGVKEVMDMATVAPAVEVNAVDPAVLAKVQDAVKDFPSVKAEVVNGELTLTGNVSPQQARKIKESVDALKIGKYTNSLVVK from the coding sequence ATGAAAAAATCAATCACAATGGCTGCTTTGGCACTTGCAGTGTCTTTTGGAGCGGTTTCCTGTAAGAAAAAAGTTACTGATGCTGAGCTGCAAACAAAGGCTACAACAGTAGTTACATCAAACCCTAACGCTTCTGTTGAAGTAAAAGACGGTGTAGCACACCTTAGCGGAACTTACGCAACTCAGGCTGACAAAGATGCTGCAATTGCATCTCTAAAAGCAATCCCGGGAGTAAAAGAAGTTATGGACATGGCGACTGTAGCTCCAGCGGTTGAAGTAAATGCGGTTGATCCGGCAGTACTTGCAAAAGTACAGGACGCGGTGAAGGATTTCCCATCCGTAAAAGCGGAAGTTGTAAACGGTGAACTTACCCTTACAGGTAATGTTTCTCCACAACAGGCAAGAAAAATCAAGGAATCGGTTGATGCTTTGAAAATTGGTAAATACACAAACAGTTTAGTAGTAAAATAA
- a CDS encoding YIP1 family protein — MNWKYIFNPFEKFDEKTLLIVGISIYIIVNLIAYFSGSKLDGIMHFDSLDEKNVVKEMLLSFGVIAVSTVLIFILGKIFNRRTRLIDIVNMILISLFPTILILLIGEIPVYKTAVHQVAKLATENSPVIGSDLIIVLLFTFLLLPFLIYNIVLLYNGFKTATNTKKWQHIAIFFAFIFILNTITQILI; from the coding sequence ATGAACTGGAAATATATTTTTAATCCGTTTGAAAAATTCGATGAGAAAACTTTGCTCATCGTGGGAATTTCGATTTACATCATCGTGAATTTAATTGCTTATTTTTCAGGTTCAAAACTGGACGGAATCATGCACTTCGACAGTTTGGATGAGAAAAATGTAGTAAAAGAAATGCTGTTATCATTTGGCGTAATCGCTGTTTCGACAGTATTAATTTTTATTTTGGGTAAAATTTTCAACAGAAGAACGAGGCTGATCGATATTGTCAATATGATTTTAATATCGCTGTTTCCCACAATTCTTATTCTGTTGATCGGCGAAATCCCGGTTTATAAAACAGCAGTCCACCAAGTGGCAAAACTCGCTACAGAAAATTCTCCCGTAATTGGTTCGGATTTAATCATTGTACTGCTGTTCACTTTCCTGCTGCTTCCTTTCCTAATCTACAATATCGTTCTGCTGTACAATGGCTTCAAAACTGCGACCAACACGAAGAAATGGCAACATATCGCGATTTTTTTCGCATTTATTTTTATTCTGAATACCATCACTCAAATATTAATTTAA